The genomic stretch GTCTGCGTCAAGTGCCTTTTAGAGGGGCATACATAGGAACAACTGCCGCATTCAATGCATTCCATCCCATTATTATGAACAAAGTTATCTACTTCGCGGTGGATCACAAATTGATTGAGCGCATACGGCATAAGCCCAATGGGGCAACAAGCCACACAGCGGCCGCATCGGATGCAATTTCTTTCAGGAGGTATTTCTGCCTCTTCTGCTGCAAAAAGAAGAATACCGGATGTTGTTTTCATGACAGGTATTTTCAGCTTATATGTAGATATTCCCATCATTGGGCCACCCACTATAATTTTTGATGGTTCGACATTCAATCCGCCGATATCCTCAACGATTTCGTCAATGGGCGTTCCAAGTCTGATTTTATAGTTGCCCGGTTTTTTTATCGCACTGCCTGCAAAGGTAACAACCTTGCGCATCAAAGGGCGTCCTCTTACAATTGCACGATGGATTGCAACCGCAGTATCCACATTGATCACCAAAACACCGGAACTTGCAGGGAGCTTTCCTTTTTCCACCTCACGGCCGGTACAGGCTTGAATCAATTGTTTTTCGCTGCCTTGAGGATATTTTGTTTTTATTGTAAGAACTTTTATTTTGTTATGGCCCTCACATGCCTTTTTTATAGCATCTATTGCTTTCGGCTTATTGTCTTCAATTGCAATAATGGCTACAGCCGTCGGCAATAGCTTTAGTATGATCTCTATACCAATGACAATTTTTTCTGACTCCTCCAGCATAACCCGATAATCAGTTGTCAGGTACGGCTCGCATTCCGCTCCGTTTATAAGGACTTTATCAATGATCATATCCTTAGGCGGCGATAGCTTCACATGGGTTGGGAAGCCTGCTCCTCCCAAGCCGACTATTCCAGCCTCTCGAATTATTTTCAAAATCTCATCATTGGTATAGCTGTTATAATCTTTGGGTTTAGAAATTGTAGGGTGCTCTTCATAGAGACCATCATTTTCTACAATAACAGCGTTTGAAACAATTCCGGCAGGGGTAAGCACCTTTTTAATCGCGTCTACAGTACCCGAAACGCTTGTGTGAATTGGAGAAGAAATAAAACCTTCCGCATCTCCAACTTTTTGTCCCAGAAGCACATGCTCACCAACAGATACAACAGGCTGGCATGGAACACCTATGCTTTGCACCATAGGATATACCATTTTAGAACCGACTCTGGGGAGTATTACTTGTATTGCTTTGTCATCCGTGTGGTGTTTCTCACCTTTTGGATGAATTCCTCTTTTAAAAGTAGGCAATCTCATAATTTCACTCCAAGTCTTTCTGTTTTTTTTAACTCTCGCTAAATATTATAACATATCATCAAAAAGATAACAATTTCGTTAATAAGTTCACAAAATGTTGCAAAATACTACAAAGTGTTGCAAATTATCATAAGATGCTGCAAATTACCACAAAATGCAATAAATTACCACAAAAAAAACCACTGTAAAGCTATAAACTCTACAGTGGTAATTTTTAATATTCTTTTTCTTCTTCCGGGTCGTCTTCCAAGTCATTTGAAATAATTGCTGTTGCTACCGGAAATGTCGTATGACTCTTAATCAGCGGATCTGCCAGGCGGATACACAAATAGCTTAATAATAAAAAGCTTACCCCTATAGCGGCTGTAACCGGCTCCCGCAGGCTTTCTGAAACCAAGCCCGGTGTAATCAGCCAGCCAAGCAAAATACCAATTATAAAAGCCATAAGCGGTATACCGTAAAAAATAACAGCACCTGCCAAAATAGTTTCCTTCATATCAACAGATACATAGTCTCCAACAGAAGCGTTACAGGTATTTTCAATTTCTATTGTCATGTCAGACCGTTTGTGCGCATCACATGCTTTACACTCACCGCAGCTTGTAAGTGGGAACATTTTCACGCACATGCTCTTTCCTGATAATTTTGTTACCAAACCTTTCTCAGTCATTACAAAAACCTCCTCAGCTTTTGTATAGAATATCATTTATTTTTTTAAACGGCAAATTTTTGTTGTTATCATCCAGATGCTT from Lacrimispora sphenoides JCM 1415 encodes the following:
- the rsxC gene encoding electron transport complex subunit RsxC, which codes for MRLPTFKRGIHPKGEKHHTDDKAIQVILPRVGSKMVYPMVQSIGVPCQPVVSVGEHVLLGQKVGDAEGFISSPIHTSVSGTVDAIKKVLTPAGIVSNAVIVENDGLYEEHPTISKPKDYNSYTNDEILKIIREAGIVGLGGAGFPTHVKLSPPKDMIIDKVLINGAECEPYLTTDYRVMLEESEKIVIGIEIILKLLPTAVAIIAIEDNKPKAIDAIKKACEGHNKIKVLTIKTKYPQGSEKQLIQACTGREVEKGKLPASSGVLVINVDTAVAIHRAIVRGRPLMRKVVTFAGSAIKKPGNYKIRLGTPIDEIVEDIGGLNVEPSKIIVGGPMMGISTYKLKIPVMKTTSGILLFAAEEAEIPPERNCIRCGRCVACCPIGLMPYALNQFVIHREVDNFVHNNGMECIECGSCSYVCPSKRHLTQTIKKKRRQLLSQKKNKG
- a CDS encoding SoxR reducing system RseC family protein encodes the protein MTEKGLVTKLSGKSMCVKMFPLTSCGECKACDAHKRSDMTIEIENTCNASVGDYVSVDMKETILAGAVIFYGIPLMAFIIGILLGWLITPGLVSESLREPVTAAIGVSFLLLSYLCIRLADPLIKSHTTFPVATAIISNDLEDDPEEEKEY